The Silene latifolia isolate original U9 population chromosome X, ASM4854445v1, whole genome shotgun sequence genome contains the following window.
GGTGGGTAGTGATATTGGTGCAAGTTTGTGGTGGTTGGCGTTGGAGGCTGGGGTAGGTCGTCAGAGGAAGGGTTGACTGGTGAGCGGGAAAAGAAGTAGTGGATAAGTGGTTTCGAGTGAGGAAccacatgaaaaaaaaatgataaaagttAAAATCGTGTACATAAAAAAGTAAAATTTATATATGAAAAGCACGCACAACTCTTTTTTTGATGTGTCGTGTTGAACGATACACGTATACAATTATATAATGTGTGGTATGATACACGTACAATACAATAACATAATGTGTGCTGGGTATGTAAATTATTTTGCATTAAATGTCACAACTAACAATTTTAGTGTATATCTTTGTAGTAATCTTGATCCTATAAATTTAAGAGTATGAGAATACATCGACATAAAAACACAAACTCACAAGTACTACATTTCTCTAAAAGAAAGACATGGAGCCCAAGCTATCCAACATCAAATGTTTCATGATTTCCCTCCTCTCAATCTCCTTGGTAAACACCTACACCACTACCTCTTTATATTAAGACCGTCTTACTTGTGACCTTCTAATTTTAGATATTAAGAATAATGTAATACGGAATTTACTCAATTTGGTTTCTCTTAATACGCACATATCAGTCTTAAATAAAATATGGCAAATGACACCTACTTGATAGACGAGAGAAGTTTTTTTTATTGCCCTAGGTGTTTTGCTTTAATTCACATAACACGTTTGACTCGTTTTAAGTTTGAGATGAATATACTCGTTTTAAATTATAATTTGACCTACTTATATTCCGCAACATCGCATAATATCATTTCTTCAGCTATCTTGTGCACAAGTATGTAAGAGACATAGAGTTAATTGTACTCGTTTtatcttaatcatttgtttatctttgatataAATATACTTCGTAAACCATTaataaaaaagtaaataaataatcgACGAGAAAGAGTATACATATCGCATTATCTCTTGCATGCAGTCATGCACATATTATCCCGTAAACGTACTGTTATACTTAAGCGTACTTTTAACATTGAACAGCTTGCCAGCTCTATTAATGGAAGAATTATCTTAGACTATAAGCATGGAAGAGAGTTGAAGGAGCAATCCACGCCTCATTCGATCAAAGACGACGACATAGTATTCCAAGGCAATTCGTCGTTTATTTCTCATTCTAATCCATGGGCTAATTATTGGATTTATGATGCGGCAAATAACGCggaaaatgaagatgaagatttAGTTAAATCCAAGCTTGAAGCAATAAAATCCCTTATAAACAAGGAGGGTATGTCATTTAATGGTCACTTAAATCCATGGGCAAATTATTGGATTTATGATAATGCAAATAAAAAGTTAATTAAAGATGAAGATAAtatgaaaaatgaagaagaatTAAATGAGTTAAAGATTGAAGCATTCAAAAATATTTTACAAAATAAGGATAATTCATTTGTTGGACATTCAAATCCATGGGCAAATTATTGGATTTATGATAATGCAAATAAAAAGTCAACTAATGATCAAAATAAGTTGAAAATTGAAGAAGATTTATATGAGTCCAAGATTAATGCATTAAGAAATGATTTACAAAAGGATAAATCATTTGTTGGGCATACAAATCCATGGgcaaatttttggatttatgatAGTGCAAATAAAAAGTCAACTAATGATGAAAATGATGTGAAAAATGAAGAAGAATTAAAAGAGTTAAAGGTTGAATCTTTAAAaaatattttacaaaaaaaagaTAAATCATTTGTTGGGCATTCAAATCCATGGGCAAATTATTGGATTTATGATAGTGCAAATAAAAAGTCAACTAATGATCAAAATAAAGTGGAAATTGAAGAGGAAGGTTTAAAAGAGCAAAAGATTGAAGCATTAAAATATCTTATGAAAAAGGAGGATAAATCATTTGTTGGACATTTGAATCCTTGGGCAAATTATTGGATTTATGATAATGCAAATAAAAAGTTAAATAAAGATGAAAATAATgtgaaaaatgaagaagaaaatgtAAATAATAAAAAGTTAAATAAAGATGAAAATAATGTAaaaaatgatgaagaagataatTTAAATGAATCCAAGATTGAAGCATTAAAAAATGTTTTACAAAAAGAGGATGAATCATTTGTTGGGCATACAAATCCATGGGCAAATTATTGGATTTATGATAGAGCAATTGATAAGTCAAGCAAAGATGAAAATAATGTGAAAAATCAAGAAGATTTAAATGAGTCCAAGATTGATGCAACAAAAGATCTTAAAAATGAAGACAACTCCAAAGATAGTAATGTAGTTCTCAAACAAAGTGCCTAATATGTGATTCTTCATCAAGAAATTGGCATGTATTTAGCATGCACTTCGTTCGCCACCAACACTCTTTTCCTTACCGATGTATTTACTATGTTATGCTTGTGTACTGTTTAATCAAAATAAATGCATTTGATCAAATGAATCGATAAAATGCTACCATTTGTACAAGACATTATTTACCATTGCCAAAAAAATAAATCTTTGTTGAGTGTTGATCATGTATTTAGATTTTGTGGTTGTTGTAATTTGTATTTACAAGACCTTCAATGGTATCCATGTACAATTAAAAAAGGGTTTATCCCTAGTCTACTGAAAATAAAGTTTTCTTTTCTATCTTTAATTATTTTAGCCCGTGATATATAGTGTATATTACATAAATCGAAAAACCGTTGTATAATCCTTGAATCTACATCGAGTTTGCTGCATTTCTCTCATGAATGATTACGGATTCTTATTTCTTAAACAAGTGTCAGGAGTTCGATTCCTCACCACTTGCGAATTAAAAAAACAAGCGTTCAGGAGTCCGATTTCTTAATACCAATGATGAATGCTGCCTAAAGTCCAAGATCATGGTCTAATCTCAAGTAAAATTAACTACCGAGGACAGTATATATATAGACGTCGGAGTTTCTGATCGACTAAATGAACCGGACTATAGTACAGctagggatgtcattggggcggggcggtggtggatataggctcccccgtgcccgtacccaccaagaaaaactcgtacccatccccgccccaccacccgtggcgggtacaagtttccaaaaccatccccgccccaacggATGTAAATTTAAAACCGTACCCGCCCCGCTTACCCATTAACCCGCTACACGATAATTTTATTCGATAAATTTTTTCGTAAAAGTTGGTTTAATCATtattaatttcc
Protein-coding sequences here:
- the LOC141622398 gene encoding uncharacterized protein LOC141622398: MEPKLSNIKCFMISLLSISLLASSINGRIILDYKHGRELKEQSTPHSIKDDDIVFQGNSSFISHSNPWANYWIYDAANNAENEDEDLVKSKLEAIKSLINKEGMSFNGHLNPWANYWIYDNANKKLIKDEDNMKNEEELNELKIEAFKNILQNKDNSFVGHSNPWANYWIYDNANKKSTNDQNKLKIEEDLYESKINALRNDLQKDKSFVGHTNPWANFWIYDSANKKSTNDENDVKNEEELKELKVESLKNILQKKDKSFVGHSNPWANYWIYDSANKKSTNDQNKVEIEEEGLKEQKIEALKYLMKKEDKSFVGHLNPWANYWIYDNANKKLNKDENNVKNEEENVNNKKLNKDENNVKNDEEDNLNESKIEALKNVLQKEDESFVGHTNPWANYWIYDRAIDKSSKDENNVKNQEDLNESKIDATKDLKNEDNSKDSNVVLKQSA